atctCTTAAGGGGATGTAAAATGTGACTGGAGAactcaaccaaccaacatttatatcagctgggttttttgggttttttttcaataGACTACAGCAGTTAGAACTCTAAAGAAAGAgattaaaacatgaaatatcaCTTTGGTTGATTACTTCACAATTAAACATTTCCATTTTATGTTACAATATACTGCTTTGATGTATTAATTAGTTTGTTATAAAGAACTATCATCCCATGTACAGATAGCAATGATGAACTAGAGCACTAATGAAAATTGATGAAAAGTTGGTGTTGTTTACAATATATGTGGAGGGATATGTGTATCTTAGGATGTTAATGCATCACTGgtgttttatatctatatatttacaaaacataagCAGAATAATTTTATTGTAAGCACCAATCAGCAACAGTTttaaatgaagttcataacatgagctttttgttttaaaattcatctctaatttgttttatattttactttgtttcctTATATGAATGATCAAGTCTGTTAAATATATCTTTTGTAATTGGAgcatatgacttttttttttttttttaaatgtttgtgtacTATTAGTCAGTTGGCTCATGTCATTGCCAACAAGGGGTAAATTACATTTTTGTAAATgtgacttttcatttatttattatcttcagCGATAATTTATATAATTCACTCAGTGTCCATATACAAGAGTTCAAATTGTTGCCGCCTTCTGGGGTTAAAATTAACTTATGAAAAATGTAGCCTACATTCTCTAGGCTGCACAATATATTTTCAAGCCTTGTTGTATGAGAAAAATTGCAATCTCAGTGCTTGGAAATGCAGTGCTTTGTCACAGGGTGGAGATGTGGTGTGTTAAATCATGAAAGATAGTGAGGTCTAGCATTTGTAGTGACTTACAGGATTTTAATTGTTAGGCTTGTTCATTTGCAGGGTAGTTGCAGTGCAAGATTTTGTTTCCTCAATAAATGTACTGATTGATTGGGTAGCATGTCTTCattagagatttaaaaaaaaaattttgtctcCATTCAGTGCTTTGTTGGGCATGAGATATGGACAATCAAAACCCATTGTTAAGCTCTAAGCTCATTTAAATGCCTTCTTTGCTTAAATtatcacattaaaagcaccaatTTGTAGGATTGGTATTCTAACTAcatcttttgtaaaaaaaaattatttttactttattcctGTTTTCTGGcattctgtgagtgtatgtatgtagataaatgcaTTTTGTGTAGATACATAATGTGCATCAATGGTATCACAATGTAAATTGCTAGTATTttgcatgcaatcacacacacacacacacacacacacacacacacagaaccaacTTTAAGTTGTGCAAATCCTGTAAACCCTTTATTTGTAGCAGAAGTAAACAAACATTCTGGATTTTTTTTCCCTGAGCTAAGAAACAATTTAGTCCTAACCAATTGATGacatacaacaaaacaaactGCATAGCCTATTATTTTCAACACTTCAGTCTTATACTGAGAGAGTATGACATGATTAGTAGAAAACTAATTACTAATTAAACAATTTATACATATTAGGCTCAGGATATATCTAAGTCCTCTAATAACTTGTAGTTAttgatatcaataatgataaaatatctttaatgCATTGTGGTTATGACTACTGTCTCTTAGGTTTTCatccttaaaatatttaatgcttgCTTTTAGGAAGATTTAAGCAAACaattttggaaattttttaaatattctttacttaATAATCCAGTAATTGCTTTTATCTGAAAATAAGTCTTgtacaaaatgataaaagaaattatgtctAATTAATGATATTATAGCAATATTCTTTGAATATTACAGGTTCAATATTTTGATTCTCTGGCGGGGTCATTAACCTAGTGGATTAGTTCAGGAATTCTCCTCCAGATTCCTAAAAATGGGTTAATCCTAACCCAAATCACTCTGTAGATTATGTGGTGTATGGCTAACCTATGCTACtttaaattattctttataaCAATAACATGTATATGCAGGCAGGGATaactgtaaatgtatatatgtatgtgtgtgtggttaagaagtttgtttctcagccatgtggtttcaggttcagtcctactgcgcagTTCATtttagcaagtgttttctgctgtagTCTCGGTTAAAGCTATTTAGCTTTGGATGTACATCATTATGTGATTACAAAAACTTAGTATGCAACTGTATAGTTTAACATTCAGCCTTGGTGAGTAGAAATGTACGTCAGAATAAAAccaatataaattgatatatttgtaagtttattATAGGTAAAGaagaacatatatagatatgaaaactAACTTAAACAACAACCATAAAACTCAAGTGAATATTTCCATTAAattctatattgatatatatttttttataatgctGGTTTTCTCACCAACATTATAAACAAGCTAAATAAATTTTGTGCTGGCAACATACCAAGAGTTATTGAATTTAATGGAATCTAAATTGAAATCTGTTTttcaatgcatatatttttgttgctCTTCCCTTAAGATATATTCCACTTTGAAACAATAGGTTGGATTcatctaattatttattaaaaggaGGTTATGTGCAGATTGTTTAGATTCGTACAGAATAAtatcatagaattttttttttttttcataatgtatgtttgtaaaattaCAAGTGTTCAAGGAGACTAATTTCATAGTTTTATACATATGATGTATGGCTATTCATCCAGCTTAGGATTGCTTAATTTCAGATTTCTATTTGTGTAGTGTAATCAAAATGgataatttaattgattttatgAAAGGTTCAGTTGCAGTAAATATATCATGTGTTTATTTTACTAATAGAATACAAAATTTGTGTGATGACAGCCAAGAATTTAATGTGTGGAGCGTAAAGTACTTTAAATCGGTCTTCAGCCTCACATATTACAAATAAACTTCAAAATAGATAGCTATAATAATTGAAGAtagtcacaatatatatatattaagtggaAAAACATTGTGTTCATGTTGTAGAAGTTACCTTTAAATATAAGTATCTCTCTTCCAAGAggattttaaacttatttttaagATCCTCAAATAGTATTTTTAAAAGTAACCatataaaaagtaatatattttaaaatgacgACCTTTTGGGTGAGAATGTTTTCTAGGTTTTCATCTTTTAAAATTCTCAGTTTGTTGTTAACTCTGGTCAAATTAACTTACactcaaaggtgttccagccataaccatcctcTTTTGTACATAAGGTACTACTTTATATCCTTCTTTCTGTGCTaagggacattttttttttcatttttacttagcTGTCATTTCATATCTACGATCTGCTGTAAGATTTCATtttgtcagatttttttttttttttctgcaatttcaatagtgttatgtatatatagtcttgaaaatattatctatatgtaGTTTTATCAATTATTGTACATGCTAAAATTCAGTTATTTAATGTTAAAACCTTTTGCTTATATCTTACTGGCAATAGAATAATGCATTCTGATATTAAAGATTATTTGTAATATGAACTTCACTGTTATGTTAGATAATTCATTCCTACCTCATTgaaaatttctatttataaacCAAAATTTGTATTTATTGCACTACAGGAAAAATTTGGCTTGTCTCCCCAACTCTTGCACACAGCTTCCCACCTTGAAAGTAAGTGTAATGCTGTGCGGGTCTCCACACAACCCACATGGCAAAGGAAAAAGTCTGGCAGAGTGCCAGATGAATCTAGAAGGCTTTCAAGGACACATCCCTGGAATGTCAGCAGGTATATTTCCTTGAAGATTGTTAGGACTCTCTTAAAATATTAGAgataaatttaacattaaattgtcTGTTATTGGCAACAGTGCAATGATTATGTCAACTATATATTATGTTGACTCATAGAAAACTTGTGTACctgcatttttgttttattactatatacttacatctaATTTTCAAGGTTCCTTGCTAAACTGATCTTTCCCTGGGGTTTACCTTCCATTTCTGAATAGTACCTTGTTTTGTCCTTAATGTTTGACAAGGAGTGTGACTGAAATCTGTTAAGGGATTTTAATGTTTTCCTTACCCCAATCTCTTTTAACCTTGTATCTCTGCATTCCCTTTGAAGGGATCAGTTTAgtttgtttatgaatatttaacaTGTAAGAAAAATTGTTTAATACTTTGATGATTaatgctattttatttattttattttttgatagtTTCATTTATGCCTTCAGTTGTTTCTGTTACCAATTTCAAGAATCCTCTATTTCAGAtctctttatttttcaggaacaattattattattatttttgtttgtttttctttgtgcaTGTGCACAACAACActtgtagaaagaaagaaaaaactaaaaataacatGAATATATTCCTAAGTGCCAGTTCATTATGTTCATTATGTTACTTGGGTATAGGCAAAGAACATAAATTATTACACTACTGTTTTAGAAGTGAGTAAATTTAGCAGTAAAATAATAGTGATGTTTGATATTAATTACAGAAACAAGGTTTGTGTAAAATCATTAAATATCTAACTATCAAACAAATAATTAACTTATCATGAATGTTGGTTCTATGGTTATTCAAATATATCATTGAGAAATCAACTCTGCCAAAAGTATATTTAACTTCCATATTGTTTGTCAATCATAATCATAACACTGCCTAAACCAGCAAGCCTTTCTTACCAGATGACACCCCACACAACtaaattctaaataaaaaaaagcctGCTGCAGACTTGGCTGAAACCTTATGATCAGAGTGTGTCTGATGCACTGGACACACCCTAACATTTCCTAGCAAACTTATGGTACCTTGAAGCTGTAAGTTTGCTAGGAAAGCTAGTAAGGCTACTCAGCATTAACAACTACATACATAACATTCAATAGTCCCATAATTTTAGAAAACAATGATTGTATACTAATTTAAAGCTGCTACAATGGGGGAACATTTTCCCTgttgtatgtataaaactatacaaggtaataaataaaatatattgctaatTACCTTCAGTTTTTGTACATAGATGCTtatattcaaaacaaattttGAGAGATAAGTATACTTTCGTGGttttaaaatattgtgaaaaatGGTATTTCTGTCATTAAAAATTTATGAAGTTTTCCATTTTCCTATGCATCTTAGTTTGCTTTCAGATTTATAGAATACAGAAATGAATAATATTcttgtaattataatatattttatttatttatgtgttctttttcttttatttttacagatTCTGTCTCTTCAAATGACAAGATTCAGAAAGCAAGTACCTGGCACAACAATCCAGGACTAGGGTGGCAAACAAGCAACGATTTACTTGTTGAAAAAAGGAATAAGGAGGTTTGGCCTTCAACCAGAAACAAATACTGGAACAGAACCTCTCCTTTTGGAGGTAATTATGGTTCCGTTAGTTCAGGATCTGTGATATCTAGCTCAAGCTACCAAAACCAAGGTCTTGAGACCAGTCAGGGATCAAGTGCCATGCAAGGTCAAAGTGCTTCCGCGTGGAGCTCAAATCCCAATTATAATGGACTTGAAAGACACACTTGGAATGCTGGGAGCATCTCTAATAGTTCTGCTGCCAATCTCAACAATGCAGGATGGGGTACCCTACCTCACAGTCTTTCGATGAATAGCCAAGGCCATAATATGCAACTTCGCTCTGGTTCTGCTGGAAATGATGGTAGTTCCATGAATTCTTTTGCTACAAGTAACATCCCCAGTATGGCATGGGGAGGACCTGCTTCTcagggtggtggcggtggtaatagtggtggtgctggtggcggcggAATGGGTCGTCCACCAAACACAGCCATACAGCTGATGCAACATAGTTCTGGCACAGGAGACATGAACAGTCACAACAGATCTGTACCTAATAATGGTGCTTCACTCAGTACAAGTGAACCTCAGGGTGGCTGCCAGTCAAGAGGACATGGTGGCAATCAGTTATTGTGGCAGGGTGTTAACCAGACTATCATGCCACCACCAGCTATTTCTTCACTTCGTGGTACTGGTTGCAGTGAACCCAGCTGGAATAGTGTTAATAATCAGAATAATCGACCATTAATGATAAACAATCAGGGAGATGGGTctttgacagacaaacagagtgaTAACACATGTCAGCAGAATTCTGGAGAGACCTCCACCAACTGGAGTGTGTTGTCGAGTGCCAATAGTGGGAATACAAAGAAAAACCCCAACAACTGGGACCGTGCTGTTTCACCTGCCACTAGTGTCAGTTCAGATTGGAGTAGTAACACTGGACAACGCAGCATCAGCCAACCACCAGTAAGTGGTAACCAGTGGAACAGCAACACACCTAACAGTAacaatagcaatagcaacaatacCACCAACCAccaaggagtaggaggaggaggttcttcatcatcttcgtcatcttcatcttcatcgtcaAATCCACCCAAATCGCAGCCCAGTACATGGGCACAAGCTGCTGGAAAGGGACTCAATATTTCTTCCACTCCAAATTCCACTAGTGGAAATTCTACTGCTGGAAATAATGGATCTCGGTCATCCATCTCTTCTCAACGAGATGAGATAAAACGGCTCATTGAAAGCAACGAAGGCTGGGGATCACGACCAATCAGGCAAGACAATACCTGGGTCGTGCAATTCTCGCCCAAATCTAAGCGAAAATTTGAAGAGGAATCAAATGTGTGGAATAATGGCAGCACAAATGGAACTGCTGTTTGGGAAGCAACTAAAGATGGTACTGCAATCTGGTATGGTACTGCTGGCAGACCTGGTGTGTCAGGGTTTCATCATGAATCAGACAATACAAATACCTGGGGTGATAAATCCAATAAAACCAGCTCAGGTGCTATAGGTAATGCTAGCGTTGGCAACACTGCTAGCAATAACCCTGTCCGGTGTAGTAGTGCAGGCAGTAGTGGGAGTGGAATTGGGAGTAATCCTGTGGGGAGTAACAATAATATTACTATTAGTGGAGGAGCAAGCAATAGCAACATCATccttagcagcagcagtagcaacaataatagcGGCAACAACAGTAGTTGCAGTAATAATGCCCAGGGTAATAACAATGTTGCcaataatagtagcagcagcattatgGGAAGCATTCCTATTCGTAACAATGGCAACAACCAATCTACTGGACCACAACCAAACATTGGCAGCAACAACAGTGATAAGAATGTTGGGATGTGGAGTAGCAGCAATGGCGGACCTGGGAGTgttggtggcggcagtggtagcagcagtaatGCAAGTGGAGGAGGCAGCAGCTCTGGCAGCAGTACAGGAGGAGGTGTTGCAAATAGCGTAAGTGGAACAGGAAATGTGCAGCCTAAAAACTGGAACAAGACTGAAACAGGGTCCTGGAATGCAACTCATACTGCAAGCACCAATAATGGCAATATCAATGCTGGTATTAACAAAGGGCCAAAATCTTTCGGCCACTCAAACAGTGGCTGGGAAGAACCATCTCCACCCTCCCAAAGACGACATATTGATGTTGACAATGGTACATCGTATTGGGGAGATCCAGCACATCAACCTCAACCTCAGAATTGGAACAATCTTCCTAACTTATCTAACCCTCAGCAACCTCAACATCtccaacaacagcaacttcaccaccaacaacaacaacagcagcagcaacaacaacaaccacaacaacatcaacagcaacaacagcagcagcaacagcagcaacaacaacagcaacaactacaacaacaacaacaacaacaacagcagcagcagcaacaacagcaacaacagcaacagcaaagacAGAAAGATGACAACCAGTGGAATAAAGGACTTCCTCAAAAGCAAGCAAGTTCTGGCTGGGGCGATCCCGCACCTCCAAAACCACAAGCTGATGATGGCACAAGTATTTGGGCCACAAGTGCTCAACAACAGGTCAGTggagttttatattattttctgtttttaacttttgtggggtttttttgtacATTCATTTGTCTCTTCTATTGCAACCATTACTTATTAACTACAGCCTATTTCAATCGTTTGACTTATTGTATACTGAAGAGTGTGAAGTAAATGAGAACTGTTTGGATGTAATTATATAACACCTGTAATGAGTATTACTACtatgtataatttctttataaagtcaaaaattaattttt
The genomic region above belongs to Octopus bimaculoides isolate UCB-OBI-ISO-001 chromosome 2, ASM119413v2, whole genome shotgun sequence and contains:
- the LOC106872134 gene encoding protein Gawky isoform X3, whose translation is MLCGSPHNPHGKGKSLAECQMNLEGFQGHIPGMSADSVSSNDKIQKASTWHNNPGLGWQTSNDLLVEKRNKEVWPSTRNKYWNRTSPFGGNYGSVSSGSVISSSSYQNQGLETSQGSSAMQGQSASAWSSNPNYNGLERHTWNAGSISNSSAANLNNAGWGTLPHSLSMNSQGHNMQLRSGSAGNDGSSMNSFATSNIPSMAWGGPASQGGGGGNSGGAGGGGMGRPPNTAIQLMQHSSGTGDMNSHNRSVPNNGASLSTSEPQGGCQSRGHGGNQLLWQGVNQTIMPPPAISSLRGTGCSEPSWNSVNNQNNRPLMINNQGDGSLTDKQSDNTCQQNSGETSTNWSVLSSANSGNTKKNPNNWDRAVSPATSVSSDWSSNTGQRSISQPPVSGNQWNSNTPNSNNSNSNNTTNHQGVGGGGSSSSSSSSSSSSNPPKSQPSTWAQAAGKGLNISSTPNSTSGNSTAGNNGSRSSISSQRDEIKRLIESNEGWGSRPIRQDNTWVVQFSPKSKRKFEEESNVWNNGSTNGTAVWEATKDGTAIWYGTAGRPGVSGFHHESDNTNTWGDKSNKTSSGAIGNASVGNTASNNPVRCSSAGSSGSGIGSNPVGSNNNITISGGASNSNIILSSSSSNNNSGNNSSCSNNAQGNNNVANNSSSSIMGSIPIRNNGNNQSTGPQPNIGSNNSDKNVGMWSSSNGGPGSVGGGSGSSSNASGGGSSSGSSTGGGVANSVSGTGNVQPKNWNKTETGSWNATHTASTNNGNINAGINKGPKSFGHSNSGWEEPSPPSQRRHIDVDNGTSYWGDPAHQPQPQNWNNLPNLSNPQQPQHLQQQQLHHQQQQQQQQQQQPQQHQQQQQQQQQQQQQQQQLQQQQQQQQQQQQQQQQQQQQRQKDDNQWNKGLPQKQASSGWGDPAPPKPQADDGTSIWATSAQQQGWNEDSSIGNPNVDTAWHDADMGTWNEGPQENSSWSSAPGWKGKRNNFKGANKFPGGGSQAPLMRVKLLQQLTDMGFKRDDAQTALISHNMNYDNALADLRQGATAMKKDEDVFQMDSKRKLSGIIDTASGLNDDISDSQSDSSHFVPNISMQNTPFPTAQSQLSNQSHTLPHKAISSLPQPIMSNNQNAILQQKVLHKMNQQQQQQQQQQQQQSLQMSQGPQTQPSQQQQQHQPATPPQVQSHPQQVINSTQGPVGGRGSGGSISVSTNNPGASGNTVTAGGSNTSGAGSNNQLPTTNTVQQQLAQHQILQQLRMAVQAGLISPQLLNQQLPPPMLLLLQQLLQMQSGLQQLVTRQQFLQQQNRNGSGGNASHTQKQMDQTINRFKTQMLQLQQQIAQAQQNLPKPQNIPEPIEAFSPLQNDMTNISISTCSQSRLLNQWKRPSPDKDANIPPDPMMNKAVGSKPLHHSMSSSNLGRYDLSLGLSDSTWSNAPTTSSQNWPNVSPIGTNSQVESSKDISQVKESQSASSSSALNLNDMIPEFVPGKPWQGITGTKSVEDDPYITPGSFSRSLSVNTIKDDYLNNFSSSITKAGSIVTSESWPMKDFPKTSNSSQTICGGTQKNWSSADSVTTPTSFTSEVWGVPLQPKSSGNSARPPPGLVHNKTTSASTSSWNSSSFPGSRQVSWSGRSTEPFPSVNSSASWVVSNWLVLRNLTPQIDGSTLKTLCQQHGPLQFFYLSLNHGQALVRYSSKDEAVKAQKALNTCVLGNTTILAEFVSEREANHLVEQSSTTSAAPPSTSQWSQSSQSDYRPPPPPQPGAPPHYSSRNENHWNMPASVQFGGFPGNTMWNNSLWGGVAMDDHGSAPLLGNILGGESM
- the LOC106872134 gene encoding trinucleotide repeat-containing gene 6A protein isoform X1, with the protein product MLCGSPHNPHGKGKSLAECQMNLEGFQGHIPGMSADSVSSNDKIQKASTWHNNPGLGWQTSNDLLVEKRNKEVWPSTRNKYWNRTSPFGGNYGSVSSGSVISSSSYQNQGLETSQGSSAMQGQSASAWSSNPNYNGLERHTWNAGSISNSSAANLNNAGWGTLPHSLSMNSQGHNMQLRSGSAGNDGSSMNSFATSNIPSMAWGGPASQGGGGGNSGGAGGGGMGRPPNTAIQLMQHSSGTGDMNSHNRSVPNNGASLSTSEPQGGCQSRGHGGNQLLWQGVNQTIMPPPAISSLRGTGCSEPSWNSVNNQNNRPLMINNQGDGSLTDKQSDNTCQQNSGETSTNWSVLSSANSGNTKKNPNNWDRAVSPATSVSSDWSSNTGQRSISQPPVSGNQWNSNTPNSNNSNSNNTTNHQGVGGGGSSSSSSSSSSSSNPPKSQPSTWAQAAGKGLNISSTPNSTSGNSTAGNNGSRSSISSQRDEIKRLIESNEGWGSRPIRQDNTWVVQFSPKSKRKFEEESNVWNNGSTNGTAVWEATKDGTAIWYGTAGRPGVSGFHHESDNTNTWGDKSNKTSSGAIGNASVGNTASNNPVRCSSAGSSGSGIGSNPVGSNNNITISGGASNSNIILSSSSSNNNSGNNSSCSNNAQGNNNVANNSSSSIMGSIPIRNNGNNQSTGPQPNIGSNNSDKNVGMWSSSNGGPGSVGGGSGSSSNASGGGSSSGSSTGGGVANSVSGTGNVQPKNWNKTETGSWNATHTASTNNGNINAGINKGPKSFGHSNSGWEEPSPPSQRRHIDVDNGTSYWGDPAHQPQPQNWNNLPNLSNPQQPQHLQQQQLHHQQQQQQQQQQQPQQHQQQQQQQQQQQQQQQQLQQQQQQQQQQQQQQQQQQQQRQKDDNQWNKGLPQKQASSGWGDPAPPKPQADDGTSIWATSAQQQAKSNGWDTGGTQWGAAAMASKYRPAPNWHDNDINSWNPQRKGWNEDSSIGNPNVDTAWHDADMGTWNEGPQENSSWSSAPGWKGKRNNFKGANKFPGGGSQAPLMRVKLLQQLTDMGFKRDDAQTALISHNMNYDNALADLRQGATAMKKDEDVFQMDSKRKLSGIIDTASGLNDDISDSQSDSSHFVPNISMQNTPFPTAQSQLSNQSHTLPHKAISSLPQPIMSNNQNAILQQKVLHKMNQQQQQQQQQQQQQSLQMSQGPQTQPSQQQQQHQPATPPQVQSHPQQVINSTQGPVGGRGSGGSISVSTNNPGASGNTVTAGGSNTSGAGSNNQLPTTNTVQQQLAQHQILQQLRMAVQAGLISPQLLNQQLPPPMLLLLQQLLQMQSGLQQLVTRQQFLQQQNRNGSGGNASHTQKQMDQTINRFKTQMLQLQQQIAQAQQNLPKPQNIPEPIEAFSPLQNDMTNISISTCSQSRLLNQWKRPSPDKDANIPPDPMMNKAVGSKPLHHSMSSSNLGRYDLSLGLSDSTWSNAPTTSSQNWPNVSPIGTNSQVESSKDISQVKESQSASSSSALNLNDMIPEFVPGKPWQGITGTKSVEDDPYITPGSFSRSLSVNTIKDDYLNNFSSSITKAGSIVTSESWPMKDFPKTSNSSQTICGGTQKNWSSADSVTTPTSFTSEVWGVPLQPKSSGNSARPPPGLVHNKTTSASTSSWNSSSFPGSRQVSWSGRSTEPFPSVNSSASWVVSNWLVLRNLTPQIDGSTLKTLCQQHGPLQFFYLSLNHGQALVRYSSKDEAVKAQKALNTCVLGNTTILAEFVSEREANHLVEQSSTTSAAPPSTSQWSQSSQSDYRPPPPPQPGAPPHYSSRNENHWNMPASVQFGGFPGNTMWNNSLWGGVAMDDHGSAPLLGNILGGESM